In Garra rufa chromosome 14, GarRuf1.0, whole genome shotgun sequence, the genomic stretch aaatgtgactttttgtcacaaaaatttgaattgtttattttataaaatacacaatttttcttgtattttttttctttaaataagaaCCTTAATTAGATCATTTCTTGcattaaatgttacatttctgtcacaaaaatgaaattttaatgtgcaattttagtattttaatctttattccatatttgtatattttttcttgtatttttacCTTTCgccaagatttttttaaatgttacttttgtcacaaaaattaggttttaattagcatttttatttatttatttttttaattttactggAATAATAGAGGTATaacgaaaataataataataataatacaattactaAAGGGTTTGTAATTTTCAACTCTTAAATATTGTTTAATGAAGACTATCATAAAAACAACTCTTAATAATTCTTGCAATTTTAACCAAACTTCATCTCAGTCAGCTACACAAACTCACAACAACCTTCAATgcatcacacaaaaacaaacagccaAGACAGACAAATATAAGACCTCAAAATAATGCAAAACTGGCCCAATAGAGCAGGTGATACTTTTGACCTGAAACTCCCTCATGTGCTTGAGACCAGCGGGCCCGGGACTCTGCAGGTGCTAGTACTACTAAAACTAGGTCAGTACCTCCAGATATTAACAACCACTAGTCTCCTTTTCGAACAGCAGCGGAGTGTATCTTCTGTGCACATCAATAATTTCATGAAGTTACGTCTGAGATCCTTCAGCATACATCATGAATTTTGAAGAAACCTAATTTCCCTGCAAATCTAACAAATCGAGAAACTTTGTTTGATAAGTAGCGAAACTGAGACAAAATAAGAGCCACTGATAATATTTCTTATGAGACGCAGAGCACAATTTGCCTGTGGTTCAGGTGCTAGCTAGACACATTAGGATATGAGGAACCACAGGCTTTTTACTATAAAAACAGATGAGGTCCTCAGTCCGACAACCTGAATCGCATTTACGTGACTGGCATGTAGGCAGACAATCTTATATCAAATGCAAACACAGAATTCATGCACTCAGGCAGTTCTAGGTTTGATTTATGAGCTTAATATCCACAAACATCCATATTAAACTGCCTTTATAGGCAGTGATCAATACATCCAACCAGATCTATCTGCACTGGTACGCTTTATAAAACATCTGACGTTACACTTTTGCCCGGCTAGGTTTGAGAAAAAGGTTTCAGTTACATCTTCCAACATACCTCAGATTTCCACACTTCCAAACTGTTGTGTTTTAGACTCTTGCACATCAGTCTGTTCAATTAATTATTTACAGTGACTACTAGATATTCTGGCTGTGGCAGTTTACTCACAGTAAATCACTTATAATGCCCAAAAATGTTGCTCACTAGGTTAGAGACACAATCAATCCAACCTTCAATGCACAGATTACTGTCTAGacaggcagctcactaggttttgaatTAACCAATCACTCCTATGATGTCTAAAATGCtatctaggtaggcagctcaacCATTTAAACAGTGTACTAGACAACTAAGTTTTGAAAAAGCAAGTttgcatatatttaaatatttaattcataactgtcaaaacattaatttaaacGCACTCCTTATAAGCTGACGGAGTGCTGCAAAGCACTTACAAGAAAAAGGAAGTGTCATTTGTGGCAGCTTGTTTAAAATAGCTTAACACCCTTGTCACTAGTAAGCTAACAGTTTATTACCAGCATATGATATTCCATTTGTAAAAGAAGAGAAATCTTCCTAGACTGCTGCTTTTCTCATTCAAACAAGCTGCAACATAAATAAACCTAACACTATCAAGCTGACAAACTTCCTTTTGCTAAATGAGTGGAGAAATACTTACCAAGCGACCAAAGCAAGAAATGCCGGGCAACACTGTATCCATGTTGAGAGTTTATGGAAAGCATAGTAGGAAGAAGCGCGGGTAACGGACGCTGCCAGCTCGCTGTAAATGTGCTGTAGCAGAGTGTTTGCACTGATCCTGTATCCAACACTCTCTACTGTGCGTGCCGATCATTACCCAGCTTTGTTTTGCGAGGACATTTCCTGTTGAACGCGCGTCTCAGCTGCGCCCTCTAGTGGCCGCATTGATTACTACTACAAAGGGGGCAGTGCTTGGCACTAGCATTACAAGcgcgattattattattaaagtgatAGCCCACAAAAATATGATCAttttgttggacaaaatggcaTAACAGCTACATTAACTTTTAATTAGATATGATAAACGAGGACAGGACGCGTAAACAATCACTTTATACTTTGGGTTCAAATGTATTAACATgcacaaacaataaacaatacatgtattatagtatttattagtcTTTGTTGATGTTAGTTCATGAAAGTACAATtattcattgttagttcacgttcatttacagtgcattaaaaatgttaacaaacacgacttttgattttattgcattaatttacattaagattaataaatgctctaGAATAGAATtattgtttagttttagtttgtgttaactaaagtagttaactaatgaaccttactgtaaagtgttttgattattttaaattatttttaattctatatttttaaataaaatctaatatgTTCTCTTTCCAATCAAATCTTAGGGATACTTTTTCGTAAAAGGTTGCATTGTGTCACAAAAATAACTAGGTTTTGTTTTGCAAAAATggattttattactttattttttaagattatttttattatatttttatgaattttaaggagatctttttttgttaaatgtacaatttttgtaataaaaattacattttaatgtgcaGTAATgaatggtattattattattttttccttttcaaatatatatatatatatatatatatatatatatatatatatatatatatatatatatatatatatatatatatacacacacacacacacacacacaaaataaaaccTGGTATTTTTTGtgacaaaaagtaacattttttattttagggagatcattttttgttaaatgttacattttgtcacaaaaatacattttaatttgcaataatgatttttattattataattatttttctatttctatttcacacttattacattttaattttcagtagttaattttattattataacacTTTTTGTATCcataccttaatttttttttcttgtcttttttcaatttcaaactacaaaaaaaaaaaaaaaaaaatctatcttgaCAAGTAACGATTCAGTCGTTGGATTTCTGCGAACTGTCAATGAAatattaatttcacatttaaaattaCATTGGAATTTAGACGAAAGCAAAATAACATACAATCATTAGATTTGTTCGACCTGTCTCTAAAGTATTGAACTGGTCAATGTGAAATACatacaattttaaattttaaaaagcaaacaTTTGTTCGACCGAATCAATAATAAACCCATATATATGTATAGCTAAACCGCCATAAAAAAATAACGACTTGAGATATGTGCTATTTGTCCCTAGCGGCATAGTCTTGTACAGTTACCACAGCAACCCATCCGACGCTCCGAGCTCAGTAGGCTGCGCCGAAAGCTCTGGAACCGTCAACGCAATCACCCCGCGCGGGCTGGAACAAGCAGGGCCGCCGCTACCGCGACTGGAAGTTTCTGGAAAGTTCGCTGAAAAGCGATATATATGGGTCGCGGGTACTAAAATAGTGTGCGCGCTCTCGATTACCGACAGTGACTGGACTGACACACATAGAcgggtttgtttatttgtttatctgtttatctGACCTGAACACACCGCTCAGCGACCGAGGGAGAGTCCAGGATGGCTGTCGTGGGCTTTGATGTAGGATTTCAGAACTGCTGTATAGCTGTGGTCAAAGGCGGAGGAATCGAGACCGTGTCTAATGAATTTACGGACAGGTGCACTCCGTAAGTGGATGCTGTGCTTGCTAATTATACAGAAAGTTGATCCTCATATATCTTAAATGTGCATATCTACTCAAACTGAAAAGTTACTAGTTAACATTTTAGGACAGTTGATAAGTTGCATGGCTTCTCATACCATTCACCTGTCATTGAcatttcaaaacatctgaaactGCACATGTGAGGTCTGTTACTTGAACCCTTTAAATGTATAATATGCCTAAACTTTTTTTCCTTTAGAGCTGTTGTGTCATTTAATCTAAAGAACAGGACCATTGGTAATGCTGCAAAAAACCAGGTGGGAATTCCTGTTCTCATCTGTTATGATTATAATTGAAGCATAGGGGTGCTATATTACCATTCATATTTTCTTTACTTGTTCTAGATGATAACCAATAATGCAAGCACAGTCTCTTACTTTAAGAGACTACATGGCAGATTGTTTCAGGATCATTCTGTGCAAGCACAGAGGGCTAGTTTACCATATGACCTGGTTCCACTGAATGATGGGAAAGTTGGAGTCAAGGTAAACACTGTGTTCATTAGTCCCATAAAGGATTATCCaagatgtacagttgaggtcaaaagtttacatacaccttgcagaatcttctaaatgcaaattattttaccaaaataagagggatcatacaaaatgcatgttcttttttatttagtactgaacaaagaaagatatttcacatagtaGACTACATGTagcccacaaaagaaaataaaagttgaaattataaaaatgacactgttcaatGTTTACATGCACTtcattcttaatacagtgttgttacctgaaagatccacagctgttttttgtttgtttgtttgtttagtgatagttggtcCTGAGTCCCttactgaacagttaaactgtcagaaaaaaactttaggtcccacaaatcctttggtttttcagcattgtgtatttgaaacttttccaacaatgactgtatgattttgagatccatcttttcacacttaggacaacttagagactcatttgcaactagtacagaaggttcaaatgctcactgatgctgtacaaggaaaagcgatgcattaagagccaggggtgtaaacttttgaacagaatgcagatgtgtcagtcattgttggtaagggttcaaatacacaaaaatgctgaaaaccaaatcatttgtgggacTGGAAGGATTTTTGAGCATTTTTCAACAGTACTTAATacaaaatagcatgcattttgtatgatcgctcttattttgtagattctgcaaggtgtatgtaaacttttgacctcaactgtactgtaGATGAAGTTAGCATTAACATCTCAAATCTCcattctgcagtgaatgggtgccgtcagattgagagtccaaacagctgataaaatcatCACAGTAATCCACTAGTATttaacaccactccagtccatcaattaacgtcttggaaaaaaaagtaaaaaatatgtatttgcaataaatccatcattaagatgtattttttaacttcaaactattGCATCAAGGTAAAATATGAGTCCTTAATCCATATTTATGCTTTCTCCAGGGAAAAGTTGTCccttctgaatcaggagagaaatatgcacagatcaggAAAACAGCCAAAAACAATTCGAATTGGTGGATTTTTTAGGGAAGGACAAGAAgggaactttttcactggaggaaatcAATATAGATTATGGACTTTATCCAAAAGTGAAGCATTAAAGctaaaacaccttaatgatggatttgtttcttccaAAAAAACACAGATTTTCACATCACAAGGCATTAATTGATGGACCGGAGTCATGTGGATTGCTTAGATAgaactgtaatgtttttatcagctgtcttatgctctcattctgatggcacccattcactgcaaagaatCCATTTTTAGAAGTTGAAGTTTTTCAGACATATGTGTTATGTGGTTATTTATTTTAGGAGGTCAGAGTAAAATTATGACTTTCATTGTCTTGATTAGGTCATGTACCTCAACCAGGAGCACTATTTCAGCATCGAGCAGGTCACAGCTATGTTGCTAACCAAATTGAAAGACATTGCAGAGGCTAATCTGCAGAAGAGAGTGGTGGAGTGTGTCATCTCCGTACGTATTTGCACTGGAGCTGTGAATATTACAGGAAATAATTTATTTTCCTGATACTTAATGGATACCAGAGGCATGTACCAGAAATAGAGGCTTTTAGTTCATTAGAAATTCTCCCAAAATTATTTATAGTGATCGTAATGTATTATAGTAATTTTTAGTCTTGTCATGATGATATTTTAGTGAAAAGGTCTTGCTTCATTATCATACAGCTGTAAATTTTAACCAGGCTGTTTTTAATTTGCACGTAAACCACAAATGTGCAAGCCACCAATCCGATGGTTTGTTTGTGTTATTTCTTTGGCCATACAAATGATTTTGTCACGCATAGATCCCCTCATTCTTCACTGATTCAGAAAGGAGGTCTGTGCTGGATGCTGCCAAGATTGCCGGCCTGAATTGCCTGAAGCTAATGAATGACAGCACTGCAGGTATCTTTTGAATTAATGAAACTCCCAACAACAGTGCCTTTGCCACATCCGAAGCAATGTTGACAGTGTCATTTATCATTCCAGTGGCGTTAAACTATGGCATATACAAGGAGGATCTTTCAGGCTGTGATGAGAATTCAAAGATTGTGGCATTTGTGGACATGGGCCACTCAGCTCTCCAGGTCTCTGTTTGTGCTTTCAACAAAGGCAAACTTAAGGTGAGTCTCACTCAGTCAAAGTCTGACGCTTTTGTAGATCCCAACTTTGCATTTTCATGCACGTCAGTGAATGCTCTGTATTTTTCAGGTGCTGTCGACCGCCTTTGATCCTTATTTGGGAGGGAAAGACTTTGATCAGAGGCTGGTGGAATACTTCTGTGCTGAATTTAAGTCCAAGTACAAGATGGATGTAAAGTCCAAGGCTCGAGCTGTGTTGCGACTGACACAAGAGTGTGAGAAACTCAAGAAACTGATGAGCAGCAACTCCACAGACATTCTCCTCAACATTGAGTGCTTCATGGACGATAAAGACGTATGTGGGAAAATGAACAGGTATGTAACTGTTagtattatttagaatttttgttaaaaaatggtagggtgaccatattttatttttccaaaaaagAGGACGTATTACGGGGTTGCTGGGGATTGGGGTCCTAGTTTTGctatcaaaatatgtcattttcataccaaaactacatattttatcgattttatgtttttagtgttttatttagtTATGCAGTGTCTTGTGAAAGTATTGATACccattaatttttttcacattttatgttgctgcctaatgttaaactctttaaattaaatttacattgatcccacatcaatttacactccatacaccataatgacaaagcaaaacagGTTATAAATAAAACTGCActtattccattgcataagtattcatacccttatctaaGAGAGTtggaatttagctcaggagcattcatattacttgtagatgttactacactttgaatgGAGTTAACCTCTggcaaatttatttgaatgggtatgatttggaaaggcacacacatcttaataaaaggtctaacagctgaaaatgtatatcaaagcaaaaaccaagcccggTGGTCAGAAAAAATGGCTCAAGAGTTCAGAAACAGGATTACattaagccacacatctggggaagagtttagaaaaaattctgctgtatTGAAGGTTAACAGAgtcatgtagtctccattacccttaaaggagtagttcactttcataacaacaatgcacagataatgtactcacccccttgtcatccaagatgttcaagtctttcttttctcagtcgtaaattgttttttttgttttttttgagaaaaacatttcaggatttctctctttataatggatatggatggagccccgaagtttgaacttccaaaatgcactttaaatgcactttaaatgcagcttcaaaaggctctaaactatcctaaacacacttggaatttgcaacaaagcacctaaacAACTTTCAGATTGTCAGGAACAAGATTCTCTGATCTGatgaaattctaagcatcatgtatggaggaaaccagTGACTGCTCATCACCAGCAAAGTACCGTCACAAATGTAAAGCATGGAGGTACAGTAGCAGCCTCAtgttgtggggctgtttttcagcgtcagggactgagggactcatcagagtaaaagaaaagctcTAAGCACCAATATATTGACACAGCCTTAATAAAAATCCAGAACAGAggattcagaacctcagactgggtagaaagttcaccttccaacaggacaatgaccatAAGTACACTGCAAGAGTAGCTAATATACAACTACgtgaatgtccttgagtagcCAACAAGCTAAGAAGTCACAACTGAAAATGCTTTCCTCTTCCACACAGGGCCAAATTTGAGGAGCTGTGTGCTGACCTGATTGAGAGAGTGATGGTTCCTTTGATGACGGCTGTAGAACAGGCTCACGTGCGGCTACAGGACATCAGTGCTGTGGAGATTGTAGGGGGAGCCACACGGATCCCTGCTGTAAAGGCCCAGATCAGTAAGTTATTCAGGAGGGATGTGAGCACTACATTGAATGCAGATGAAGCAGTGGCCAGAGGGTGTGCGTTACAGGTAAATGGCTTTTACTCTATGTAACAAACAACATAATTTGAATAATTTAAAGCTGAAGGGTATAATAATGTTAAATTATTTTCCCCTTTCCTAGTTTAATATGCAGCTATAACTATTTAACTATTCAAAGATTGATTAGGGTTGATTAGAGTATCCCAACTAGCTGCTTTTTGTATTTCTGTGGAAGCTGTTATTCTTTTTTCCCTTttgaatagaaatttcaaaacAACATATATACTTGATATATtacttgatcaatttaaagttcTTGCTAAAATAAAACCGTACTGGTCCCAAACTTTTATACGATAGTGTGTTTTCAGGCATAATGCACACTGTATTTTGCAGAATGTGAAAACAGTGCGAAAtctgtacaaaaataaaatattgattgcATGAAATATTAATGTGTTGTATAATGGTTTTTCCATAGTGTGCCATGCTCTCTCCTGCATTCAGAGTGCGAGACTTCTCCATCACAGATGCTATTACGTTCCCTGTTTCTCTTTCCTGGACAAGTGAAGCAGATGAAGGCAAATCGTAAGCTCAGCTAGCTACTTTACTTTATATCAGAGCCATGCACAGGGAAACATGCtactgttttcattttatttggttTAACACTTAACATCTACTTGCATAGGCTGTACTCTGCATCTCACATAATAATGCACTTCTTACTTCTCCATGCCTTCCAGCTGTTGCGAGATATTTGGCAGGAATCATCCCTGTCCCTCAGCCAAAATGATCACGTTTAACAGGAGCAAGCCTTTCATTCTGGAAGCTTTTTATTCGGATCTGACTTTGCTGCCCTTTCCTGAGGCGAAGATTGGTGAGAATCAAAGGGTTTT encodes the following:
- the hsph1 gene encoding LOW QUALITY PROTEIN: heat shock protein 105 kDa (The sequence of the model RefSeq protein was modified relative to this genomic sequence to represent the inferred CDS: inserted 2 bases in 1 codon), yielding MINEDRTLTGLTHIDGFVYLFICLSDLNTPLSDRGRVQDXAVVGFDVGFQNCCIAVVKGGGIETVSNEFTDRCTPAVVSFNLKNRTIGNAAKNQMITNNASTVSYFKRLHGRLFQDHSVQAQRASLPYDLVPLNDGKVGVKVMYLNQEHYFSIEQVTAMLLTKLKDIAEANLQKRVVECVISIPSFFTDSERRSVLDAAKIAGLNCLKLMNDSTAVALNYGIYKEDLSGCDENSKIVAFVDMGHSALQVSVCAFNKGKLKVLSTAFDPYLGGKDFDQRLVEYFCAEFKSKYKMDVKSKARAVLRLTQECEKLKKLMSSNSTDILLNIECFMDDKDVCGKMNRAKFEELCADLIERVMVPLMTAVEQAHVRLQDISAVEIVGGATRIPAVKAQISKLFRRDVSTTLNADEAVARGCALQCAMLSPAFRVRDFSITDAITFPVSLSWTSEADEGKSCCEIFGRNHPCPSAKMITFNRSKPFILEAFYSDLTLLPFPEAKIAEYKVQNIQPQENGEKAKVKVKVQVNASGIVSVSSATMVLRVSSNESETTEINEIYSHDGSDDIDIEDKIQEANIQHSVDKENLPKAQCPPMEKEQNQTDAQSMNGEVNNHPPDAKKAKMKVKHVFLPIEETFTQQLPKDCISTYMEQESKMIQQDCQEKERNNAKNSVEENVYYYKHKLEGPYQTFINAQDHQAFSELLNGTENWLYEEGADQDKQTYINKLEEIHKLGKPVQNRYQESKRRPKMFEELSAKIQSYMTIMEEYKNGSDSYCHIDAMDMDKVRVCVEDTQVWMTNIKNSQDKRTPDQEPAIHSTQIEKKLQSLNSLCEEIVSKPKPRVDSPMDDNIQPEQPLNKKSPEDVTMEYTDFVQNEAKNSHANI